The Mus musculus strain C57BL/6J chromosome 2, GRCm38.p6 C57BL/6J genome has a window encoding:
- the Fam110a gene encoding protein FAM110A: MPVDTLSPGAPATPALPFRLRTKVPGYLLPRPADGGARKPSAVERLEADKAKYVKSLRVANTRQEPVQPPLVRQPLFSPGPRGPVLTPSRRVLPCSGRRPQLDLDILSSLINLCDSPVSPSEASRTPGRPEGSAHKVPPATPPRPPPSTVAVRRVDVRPLPASPARPYPSPGTTTTSSPGRPPGLQRSKSDLSERFSRAAADLERFFNFCGLDPEEARGLGVAHLARASSDIVSLAGPSAGPCSSEGGCSRRSSATVEERSLDRVPYGVSVIERNARVIKWLYGLRQARDPPTTEG; encoded by the coding sequence ATGCCTGTGGATACGCTGAGCCCCGGAGCCCCCGCCACTCCCGCCCTACCTTTTCGCCTGAGAACCAAGGTTCCCGGCTACCTGCTACCAAGGCCAGCAGACGGGGGAGCCAGGAAACCGAGTGCTGTGGAACGCCTGGAGGCTGATAAGGCTAAGTACGTCAAGAGCCTGCGTGTGGCCAACACCCGCCAAGAGCCGGTGCAGCCCCCGCTGGTCAGACAGCCCCTCTTCAGCCCTGGTCCTCGCGGCCCAGTGCTCACACCCAGTCGCCGAGTCCTGCCCTGTTCTGGCCGCCGGCCCCAACTGGACCTCGACATCCTTAGCAGCCTCATCAACTTGTGTGATAGTCCTGTGTCCCCATCTGAGGCCAGCCGAACACCTGGAAGGCCAGAAGGATCTGCCCACAAGGTCCCACCAGCCACCCCTCCTCGTCCGCCACCCAGTACTGTCGCGGTGCGCCGAGTGGACGTTCGTCCCTTGCCTGCTTCACCTGCTCGGCCCTATCCATCACCTGGCACCACTACCACTTCCAGCCCCGGCCGGCCCCCTGGCCTGCAGCGGTCCAAGTCGGACTTGAGTGAGCGCTTTTCCAGGGCAGCAGCCGATCTTGAGCGCTTTTTTAACTTCTGTGGCCTGGACCCAGAGGAAGCGCGAGGATTGGGGGTGGCCCACTTAGCAAGGGCCAGCTCGGACATCGTGTCTCTAGCCGGGCCAAGTGCTGGACCTTGCAGCTCTGAAGGGGGCTGCTCACGCCGCAGCTCTGCTACAGTGGAAGAGCGGTCCCTGGATCGTGTCCCCTATGGGGTGTCTGTGATCGAGCGAAACGCTCGTGTGATCAAGTGGCTATATGGGTTGCGGCAGGCTCGTGACCCTCCCACCACTGAGGGTTAG
- the Fam110a gene encoding protein FAM110A isoform X1: MKLRLSEQSSRNLCPRGADIIGDWGQQRKKEPYPHGARYPAANFVPVSVFSPLPSGYVTAMPVDTLSPGAPATPALPFRLRTKVPGYLLPRPADGGARKPSAVERLEADKAKYVKSLRVANTRQEPVQPPLVRQPLFSPGPRGPVLTPSRRVLPCSGRRPQLDLDILSSLINLCDSPVSPSEASRTPGRPEGSAHKVPPATPPRPPPSTVAVRRVDVRPLPASPARPYPSPGTTTTSSPGRPPGLQRSKSDLSERFSRAAADLERFFNFCGLDPEEARGLGVAHLARASSDIVSLAGPSAGPCSSEGGCSRRSSATVEERSLDRVPYGVSVIERNARVIKWLYGLRQARDPPTTEG, encoded by the exons ATGAAGCTGAGACTCAGTGAACAAAGCAGCCGAAACCTGTGCCCTCGTGGAGCTGACATTATAGGGGATTGGggacagcaaagaaagaaagagccttaTCCACA CGGAGCCCGGTATCCTGCTGCCAACTTTGTGCCTGTATCTGTCTTCTCGCCACTGCCCTCGGGGTATGTAACGGCCATGCCTGTGGATACGCTGAGCCCCGGAGCCCCCGCCACTCCCGCCCTACCTTTTCGCCTGAGAACCAAGGTTCCCGGCTACCTGCTACCAAGGCCAGCAGACGGGGGAGCCAGGAAACCGAGTGCTGTGGAACGCCTGGAGGCTGATAAGGCTAAGTACGTCAAGAGCCTGCGTGTGGCCAACACCCGCCAAGAGCCGGTGCAGCCCCCGCTGGTCAGACAGCCCCTCTTCAGCCCTGGTCCTCGCGGCCCAGTGCTCACACCCAGTCGCCGAGTCCTGCCCTGTTCTGGCCGCCGGCCCCAACTGGACCTCGACATCCTTAGCAGCCTCATCAACTTGTGTGATAGTCCTGTGTCCCCATCTGAGGCCAGCCGAACACCTGGAAGGCCAGAAGGATCTGCCCACAAGGTCCCACCAGCCACCCCTCCTCGTCCGCCACCCAGTACTGTCGCGGTGCGCCGAGTGGACGTTCGTCCCTTGCCTGCTTCACCTGCTCGGCCCTATCCATCACCTGGCACCACTACCACTTCCAGCCCCGGCCGGCCCCCTGGCCTGCAGCGGTCCAAGTCGGACTTGAGTGAGCGCTTTTCCAGGGCAGCAGCCGATCTTGAGCGCTTTTTTAACTTCTGTGGCCTGGACCCAGAGGAAGCGCGAGGATTGGGGGTGGCCCACTTAGCAAGGGCCAGCTCGGACATCGTGTCTCTAGCCGGGCCAAGTGCTGGACCTTGCAGCTCTGAAGGGGGCTGCTCACGCCGCAGCTCTGCTACAGTGGAAGAGCGGTCCCTGGATCGTGTCCCCTATGGGGTGTCTGTGATCGAGCGAAACGCTCGTGTGATCAAGTGGCTATATGGGTTGCGGCAGGCTCGTGACCCTCCCACCACTGAGGGTTAG